The stretch of DNA CATTGACGGGAACGGTCGAGTCGGCTCGAGAGAAAGAGCTCGTCGGCCTGGTCGCCAAGGGGATACTGGGTGTGAAGAGCGTCCAGAACGACATCGTCGTAGAGCCGGAGGCCTTGCGACCGGCGACAGAAATCAAGGAGGAGATCGTGGAGACGCTTCGCTGGGACACCTTGGTCGATGACGCGTTGATCGCCGTCCACGTGGACGACGCTGGCCGGGTGGCACTCGCCGGCGTCGTGGGCAGCGCGGCCGAGAAGGAGCGCGCGATCGAGCAGTCCCGTGTCCAGGGGGTCGTCGAAGTCACGGCCGCCGAGCTGGAAATCGATCCACGAGCACGGCGAGAGGAGCTGCGGGGCGATAAGTTCGCCCCAAGGACCGACGAAGAGATTCGGGCGGCAGTAGAAAGGGTGTTTCAACACGACCCCCGGGTCCGGCCGTTTCACCCGGTGGTAGCCGTTCGCGATGGAATCGTCACCTTGCGCGGCGTGGTCAATCAGTTGCGCGCACGACGCCTCGCCGAAGAAGACGCCCGCACGGTGAGAGGCGTCTGGCACGTCCGGAACCTCTTGAAGGTCAAGCCGGGTGATCCAGTGTCCGACGATGAGACCGCAGAAAACGTTCGCGAGACGCTTCGCCTCGACCCCTACGTCCAGCGTCGGGGCATCGAGGTCGCGGTCCACGATGGTGAAGTCCGATTAGAGGGCTCCGTCGGTTCGAAGTTCGAAAAACGGAGAGCGGAGTCTGCTGCTTCGATCGCAGCAGGGGTAGTCGCCGTCCACAATGAGTTGCGAGTCTCCCACGATGGCGCAAACGACGGAAAATCGGATTGGGCGATTGCAAGGGACATCCGACAGGAGTTGGCGTGGTCGCCTTTCGTCGCCGCCGATGACGTGCGGGTCGAAGTAGAGGACGGAACCGCGACGCTCTCCGGACGTGTGGACACCTGGATGGAGTGGAAAAGCGCCGAGGAGAATGCGTTCGAAGGAGGAGCAGCGGAGGTCCATAACCACTTGGAGGTTCGTTACGGCCCCGAGGCGCGACAGCCCAGCACCCAGAACTGAGCTCGATGCCGTCAGCCATCCAAGACTATGCCCTGATCGGCGACTGTCAGACCGCCGCTCTCGTCGGGAAAGACGGGTCCGTCGACTGGTTGTGCTTTCCCCGTTTCGATTCGGACGCTTGCTTCGCCGCTCTGCTGGGCACGCCCGAGAATGGCCGGTGGCGGCTCGCTCCCGCCGGGGACGTGAGGAACACCCGACGCCGATACCGTGATGACACGCTGGTCCTCGAGACGGATTTCGAAACCGAGGACGGTTCGGTCAAGCTGATCGACTTCATGCCTATTCGGACGAGCACTCCCGATCTGGTCCGAATCGTTGAAGGCAAACGTGGTCAGGTGCCGATGCAGATGGATCTCGTCATCCGTTTCGGCTACGGATCGATCGTGCCATGGCTGCGGCAGATCGACCACGGTATTCGTGCCGTC from Vicinamibacteria bacterium encodes:
- a CDS encoding BON domain-containing protein, with protein sequence MTDTTRLKAPLERASRTARLIMLASFMACSATFAIFRAPLLANVDALTDAEITEAIETQFRIQKGVPFNRIDVETEDGVVTLRGLAFHVLAKERASVMAQGVRGVLGVVNRIAVLPPARSDSSIRNDITRALFRNRATEGRDARIWVREGEVTLTGTVESAREKELVGLVAKGILGVKSVQNDIVVEPEALRPATEIKEEIVETLRWDTLVDDALIAVHVDDAGRVALAGVVGSAAEKERAIEQSRVQGVVEVTAAELEIDPRARREELRGDKFAPRTDEEIRAAVERVFQHDPRVRPFHPVVAVRDGIVTLRGVVNQLRARRLAEEDARTVRGVWHVRNLLKVKPGDPVSDDETAENVRETLRLDPYVQRRGIEVAVHDGEVRLEGSVGSKFEKRRAESAASIAAGVVAVHNELRVSHDGANDGKSDWAIARDIRQELAWSPFVAADDVRVEVEDGTATLSGRVDTWMEWKSAEENAFEGGAAEVHNHLEVRYGPEARQPSTQN